From the genome of Azospira restricta, one region includes:
- a CDS encoding citrate transporter — protein sequence MNLSNLTRAGGLLAATALFPALAIAADGPAIAGIPVDFILFGLTLLGVALFHHNVLQVALGGLATITAYKLIFTGFKAGPGIAGLAAHMGHEWVLIANLFCLLVGFALLARHFEDSGVPELLPKLLPDGWLGPFALLVIIFLLSGILDNIAAALIGATVAATVFKRKVHIGYLAALVTASNAGGAGSVVGDTTTTMIWISGVSPLAVAEAYLAASVALVVFGIPAALAQHRYAQIVRSEDKAHAVDWARVGIVLFILVAAIVTNVTINLKFPEAADHFPFLGVAVVLAILVMTPLRKPEWSLLPGAMKGSVFLLALVTCASMMPVDKLPPASVLTTLGLGFISAVFDNIPLTALAIKQGGYDWGFLAYAVGFGGSMLWFGSSAGVAVASLFPEARSVGQWLRHGWFIPIGYVAGYAAITFVLGWHPS from the coding sequence ATGAATCTCTCCAACCTGACGCGCGCGGGCGGCCTGCTTGCGGCGACGGCCCTCTTCCCGGCACTGGCCATTGCCGCCGACGGCCCCGCCATCGCCGGCATCCCGGTCGACTTCATCCTCTTCGGCCTGACCCTGCTCGGCGTCGCCCTCTTCCACCACAATGTGCTGCAGGTGGCGCTCGGCGGACTGGCGACGATCACCGCGTACAAGCTGATCTTCACCGGCTTCAAGGCCGGCCCCGGCATCGCCGGGCTCGCCGCGCACATGGGGCACGAGTGGGTGCTGATCGCCAACCTGTTCTGCCTGCTCGTCGGCTTCGCGCTGCTCGCCCGCCACTTCGAGGACAGCGGCGTGCCGGAGCTGCTGCCGAAGCTGCTGCCCGACGGCTGGCTTGGCCCCTTCGCGCTGCTGGTGATCATCTTCCTGCTCTCCGGCATCCTCGACAACATCGCCGCCGCGCTGATCGGCGCCACCGTCGCCGCCACCGTCTTCAAGCGCAAGGTGCATATCGGCTACCTCGCCGCGCTGGTCACCGCATCGAACGCCGGCGGCGCCGGCAGCGTCGTCGGCGACACGACGACGACGATGATCTGGATCTCCGGCGTCAGCCCGCTGGCGGTCGCCGAGGCCTACCTCGCCGCCAGCGTCGCGCTGGTCGTCTTCGGCATCCCGGCGGCGCTCGCGCAGCACCGCTATGCGCAGATCGTGCGCAGCGAGGACAAGGCGCACGCGGTGGACTGGGCGCGCGTCGGCATCGTCCTCTTCATCCTGGTCGCGGCGATCGTCACCAACGTCACGATCAACCTGAAGTTCCCGGAGGCCGCCGACCATTTCCCCTTCCTCGGCGTCGCCGTGGTGCTCGCCATCCTGGTCATGACGCCGCTCCGGAAGCCCGAGTGGAGCCTGCTGCCGGGCGCGATGAAGGGCTCGGTGTTCCTGCTCGCGCTGGTCACCTGCGCATCGATGATGCCGGTCGACAAGCTGCCGCCGGCGTCGGTGCTGACCACGCTCGGCCTCGGCTTCATCTCGGCGGTGTTCGACAACATCCCGCTGACCGCGCTGGCGATCAAGCAAGGGGGCTACGACTGGGGCTTCCTCGCCTACGCGGTCGGCTTCGGCGGCTCGATGCTGTGGTTCGGCTCGTCGGCCGGCGTCGCCGTCGCCAGCCTGTTCCCGGAGGCGCGCTCGGTCGGCCAGTGGCTGCGCCACGGCTGGTTCATCCCGATCGGCTACGTCGCCGGCTACGCGGCGATCACCTTCGTCCTCGGCTGGCATCCGAGCTGA
- a CDS encoding phosphoribosyltransferase family protein, giving the protein MEAKPAGERFCLYSSADLDGVLDRMAAEAAALLAGAEHPLLLGILRRGAPLAEMLQQRLATRFGMDIPRHALKLKRYGDDLALLHPDTQLTESAEFAALDVTRATVLVVDDVLYQGHSLARVLGYLSQRRVPVIRAAVLADRCCPLLPITAEIVGVRLQVAPGDVVECNVPPYEDEFKIEVLRPRR; this is encoded by the coding sequence ATGGAAGCGAAACCGGCCGGCGAACGTTTCTGCCTCTACTCGAGCGCCGACCTCGACGGCGTGCTCGACCGCATGGCCGCCGAGGCGGCGGCGCTGCTCGCCGGTGCCGAGCACCCGCTGCTGCTCGGCATCCTGCGCCGCGGCGCGCCGCTCGCCGAGATGCTGCAGCAGCGGCTGGCGACGCGCTTCGGCATGGACATCCCGCGCCACGCGCTGAAGCTGAAGCGCTACGGCGACGACCTGGCGCTGCTGCATCCCGACACCCAGCTCACCGAGAGCGCCGAGTTCGCCGCGCTCGACGTCACGCGCGCCACCGTCCTCGTCGTCGACGACGTGCTCTACCAGGGGCACTCGCTGGCGCGCGTGCTCGGCTACCTGTCGCAGCGCCGCGTGCCGGTGATCCGCGCGGCGGTGCTCGCCGACCGCTGCTGCCCGCTGTTGCCGATCACCGCCGAGATCGTCGGCGTCCGCCTGCAGGTGGCGCCGGGCGACGTCGTCGAATGCAACGTGCCGCCGTACGAGGACGAGTTCAAGATCGAGGTGCTGCGGCCGCGGCGCTGA
- the dacB gene encoding D-alanyl-D-alanine carboxypeptidase/D-alanyl-D-alanine-endopeptidase: MSFSLPRALAALTLLLAAAGAAAALPAPVRDALREGGVPPAHAAFFVQRVDAGKPLLAHNAERPMNPASVMKLVTAYAALDLLGPAYTWKTEALADAPPADGRLAGNLYLRGSGDPGLDLERFTQLLRQLKNRGVAEIDGDLVLDRGAFRLPPHDPAAFDNQPLRAYNAGPDALLIDHKSLRVTLVPDTAARRVEVFAENPAAGVRLDGRVAFDEAPCNSWRERLQVGVDGATLSLAGSYSGRCGEKTLHLAPWPADRQVEQLFRALWRELGGRFAGRVRDGETPAGARLLYAHESPPLAEQLRGMNKWSNNVTARQVFLTLAAERPATPDAARQAIGRWLATKGVAGSVLDNGSGLSQAERLSAAGLGRLLLDAWDSPVMPELLASLPIAGSDGTLKKRLQDGPAAGRAHLKTGYLDGVRSIAGYVLDTSGRRWVVVGFINDAQLKNGAAPLDALVRWVAER, encoded by the coding sequence ATGTCATTTTCGCTGCCGCGCGCGCTCGCCGCGCTCACCCTCCTCCTCGCCGCCGCCGGCGCCGCCGCGGCGCTGCCGGCGCCGGTCCGCGACGCACTGCGCGAAGGCGGCGTGCCGCCCGCGCACGCCGCCTTCTTCGTGCAGCGCGTCGACGCCGGCAAGCCGCTGCTGGCGCACAACGCCGAGCGGCCGATGAACCCGGCGTCGGTGATGAAGCTGGTCACCGCCTACGCCGCGCTCGACCTACTCGGCCCGGCCTACACCTGGAAGACCGAGGCGCTCGCCGACGCGCCGCCCGCCGACGGCCGGCTGGCCGGCAACCTCTACCTGCGCGGCAGCGGCGACCCCGGCCTCGACCTCGAACGCTTCACGCAGCTGCTGCGCCAGCTGAAGAACCGCGGCGTCGCCGAGATCGACGGCGACCTGGTCCTCGACCGCGGCGCCTTCCGCCTGCCGCCGCACGACCCGGCGGCCTTCGACAACCAGCCGCTGCGCGCCTACAACGCCGGCCCCGACGCGCTGCTGATCGACCACAAGAGCCTGCGCGTGACGCTCGTTCCCGACACCGCGGCGCGGCGCGTCGAGGTCTTCGCCGAGAACCCGGCCGCCGGCGTCCGCCTCGACGGCCGTGTCGCCTTCGACGAAGCGCCGTGCAACAGCTGGCGCGAGCGCCTGCAGGTCGGCGTCGACGGTGCCACGCTGAGCCTTGCCGGCAGTTACTCCGGGCGCTGCGGCGAGAAGACGCTGCACCTCGCGCCGTGGCCGGCCGACCGCCAGGTCGAGCAGCTCTTCCGCGCGCTGTGGCGCGAGCTGGGCGGCCGCTTCGCCGGCCGCGTGCGCGACGGCGAGACGCCGGCCGGCGCGCGCCTGCTCTACGCGCACGAATCGCCGCCGCTGGCCGAACAGCTGCGCGGCATGAACAAGTGGAGCAACAACGTCACTGCCCGCCAGGTGTTCCTGACGCTGGCGGCGGAACGCCCGGCGACGCCGGACGCGGCGCGGCAGGCGATCGGCCGCTGGCTGGCGACGAAGGGCGTCGCCGGCAGCGTGCTCGACAACGGCTCCGGCCTGTCGCAGGCGGAGCGGCTCTCCGCCGCCGGCCTCGGCCGGCTGCTGCTGGACGCCTGGGACAGCCCGGTGATGCCCGAGCTGCTTGCCTCGCTGCCGATCGCCGGCAGCGACGGCACGCTGAAGAAGCGGCTGCAGGACGGGCCGGCCGCCGGTCGCGCACACCTGAAGACCGGCTACCTCGACGGCGTGCGCAGCATCGCCGGCTACGTGCTCGACACCAGCGGCCGGCGCTGGGTCGTCGTCGGCTTCATCAACGACGCGCAGCTGAAGAACGGCGCGGCGCCGCTCGACGCGCTGGTGCGCTGGGTAGCGGAACGCTGA
- a CDS encoding PilZ domain-containing protein encodes MQEKRRHQRISFDDPQPIRLGHRGERAVGELENLSLGGLMFRTTLTLAVGETVGCEFRVFESPLIDLPAVVVSRIGDGLYGARFQAGPMSQHLIEDAINGAIGKGKATILSIHSLPGGKVLRVAGALTATARNDFMHGVERVGVAEIDLSGVTLIDSDGVSMCADAVARYGVRAERRSPCVEAVWRP; translated from the coding sequence ATGCAGGAGAAACGGCGCCACCAGCGCATCAGCTTCGACGACCCCCAGCCGATCCGGCTCGGCCACCGCGGCGAACGCGCGGTCGGGGAACTGGAGAACCTTTCGCTCGGCGGCCTGATGTTCCGCACGACGCTGACGCTGGCGGTCGGCGAGACGGTCGGCTGCGAATTCCGCGTCTTCGAGTCGCCGCTGATCGACCTGCCGGCGGTGGTCGTCAGCCGCATCGGCGACGGCCTCTACGGCGCGCGCTTCCAGGCCGGGCCGATGAGCCAGCACCTGATCGAGGACGCGATCAACGGCGCCATCGGCAAGGGCAAGGCGACCATCCTGTCGATCCACAGCCTGCCCGGCGGCAAGGTCCTGCGCGTCGCCGGCGCGCTGACTGCGACCGCGCGCAACGACTTCATGCACGGCGTCGAGCGCGTCGGCGTCGCCGAGATCGACCTCTCGGGCGTTACACTGATCGACAGCGACGGCGTGTCGATGTGTGCGGACGCGGTGGCGCGCTACGGCGTCCGCGCCGAGCGCCGCTCGCCCTGCGTCGAGGCCGTCTGGCGGCCGTAG
- a CDS encoding universal stress protein — protein sequence MLKALVPVDGSRTSLRAVEHVIKLARACEPMAVVLVNVQVPPDSWEVQSFLKASEVQAIQDGKGNDAIDAAGHLLDEAGVAYERCVLHGPVAESIVAHAHQAGCDKIVMGARGESLLEEILIGSTTQAVIRVTDIPVTVVK from the coding sequence ATGCTGAAAGCCCTCGTGCCCGTAGATGGATCCCGTACCTCGCTGCGCGCGGTCGAGCACGTGATCAAGTTGGCCCGGGCCTGCGAACCGATGGCGGTGGTGCTGGTGAACGTGCAGGTGCCGCCGGACTCCTGGGAGGTGCAGAGCTTCCTCAAGGCCTCGGAAGTGCAGGCCATCCAGGACGGCAAGGGCAACGATGCGATCGACGCCGCCGGCCATCTGCTCGATGAAGCCGGCGTCGCCTACGAGCGCTGCGTGCTGCACGGGCCGGTTGCCGAGTCGATCGTCGCGCACGCGCACCAGGCCGGCTGCGACAAGATCGTCATGGGCGCGCGCGGCGAGTCGCTGCTCGAGGAGATCCTGATCGGCTCGACGACGCAGGCGGTGATCCGCGTCACCGACATCCCGGTCACGGTCGTCAAGTAA
- the ubiA gene encoding 4-hydroxybenzoate octaprenyltransferase, producing the protein MERRLDRIRERLDLYEKLMRLDKPIGILLLLWPTLWGLWLSAAGQPHWLVAWIFILGTVLMRSAGCVINDFADRDFDPQVARTKERPLAARRVSTKEALILFAALVLCAFVLILPLRNWLVLGLSVPALFLAASYPFTKRFLAIPQAYLGVAFGFGIPMAYAANTGEVPPVAWLLLLANVFWAVAYDTEYAMVDREDDLKIGIKTSAITFGRYDVAAVMACYAATLALLAVIGYGLLRGPAYYAGLAVAAGIAGYHYTLIRTREPARCFKAFLHNNWFGLAVFAGLVADFLIAR; encoded by the coding sequence ATGGAACGCAGACTCGACCGGATCAGGGAACGCCTCGACCTTTACGAAAAGCTGATGCGGCTGGACAAGCCGATCGGCATCCTGCTGCTGCTGTGGCCGACGCTGTGGGGGCTGTGGCTGTCGGCCGCCGGCCAGCCGCATTGGCTGGTGGCGTGGATCTTCATCCTCGGCACGGTGCTGATGCGCTCGGCCGGCTGCGTCATCAACGATTTCGCCGACCGCGACTTCGACCCGCAGGTCGCGCGCACGAAGGAGCGGCCGCTGGCCGCGCGCCGGGTGTCGACGAAAGAGGCGCTGATCCTCTTCGCGGCGCTGGTGCTGTGCGCCTTCGTCCTCATCCTGCCGCTGCGCAACTGGCTGGTGCTCGGGCTGTCGGTGCCGGCGCTGTTCCTCGCCGCGTCCTACCCCTTCACCAAGCGTTTCCTGGCGATCCCGCAGGCCTACCTCGGCGTCGCCTTCGGCTTCGGCATCCCGATGGCCTATGCCGCGAACACCGGCGAGGTGCCGCCGGTGGCCTGGCTGCTGCTGCTCGCCAACGTCTTCTGGGCGGTCGCCTACGACACCGAGTACGCGATGGTCGACCGCGAGGACGACCTGAAGATCGGCATCAAGACCTCGGCGATCACCTTCGGCCGCTACGACGTGGCGGCGGTGATGGCCTGCTACGCGGCGACGCTGGCGCTGCTCGCCGTCATCGGCTACGGCCTGCTGCGCGGCCCCGCCTATTATGCCGGACTGGCGGTCGCCGCCGGCATCGCCGGCTACCACTACACGCTGATCCGCACGCGCGAGCCGGCCCGATGCTTCAAGGCCTTCCTGCACAACAACTGGTTCGGGCTGGCGGTGTTCGCCGGGCTGGTCGCCGATTTCCTGATCGCACGCTGA
- a CDS encoding DUF4870 family protein — translation MTDDVQLDGARAWCHVIYALHAFSVLTGIFGAVSVIGAFLIGWPSIIAVILNYVKRGEVAGTWLDSHFRWQIRTFWFTALWVLVAIVLAFTVIGLLPALLVAGAVTVWLIYRVVRGWLALNAGRPIDA, via the coding sequence ATGACTGACGATGTCCAGCTCGACGGCGCTCGCGCCTGGTGCCACGTGATCTACGCGCTGCACGCCTTCTCGGTGCTGACCGGGATTTTCGGCGCGGTCAGCGTGATCGGCGCCTTCCTGATCGGCTGGCCGTCGATCATCGCCGTCATCCTCAACTACGTGAAGCGCGGCGAGGTCGCCGGCACCTGGCTGGACAGCCACTTCCGCTGGCAGATCCGCACCTTCTGGTTCACCGCGCTGTGGGTGCTGGTCGCGATCGTCCTCGCCTTCACCGTGATCGGCCTGCTGCCGGCGCTGCTCGTCGCCGGCGCGGTCACCGTCTGGCTGATCTACCGCGTCGTCCGCGGCTGGCTGGCGCTCAACGCCGGCCGGCCGATCGACGCCTGA
- a CDS encoding metal-sulfur cluster assembly factor: MTAPPFSAEQVHAALRAVVDPEAGMNIVDLGLVYGVDVDPPAVRVSLTLTSPTCPMGDLILDEARQALAACLPEGWTQDIRLVWEPPWGPQRMSAKARAHFGWDGQ; this comes from the coding sequence ATGACCGCTCCCCCCTTCTCCGCCGAACAGGTCCATGCTGCGCTGCGCGCCGTGGTCGATCCGGAGGCCGGCATGAACATCGTCGACCTCGGCCTCGTCTATGGCGTCGACGTCGATCCGCCGGCGGTGCGCGTCTCGCTGACGCTGACCTCGCCGACCTGCCCGATGGGCGACCTGATCCTCGACGAGGCGCGGCAGGCGCTCGCCGCCTGCCTGCCCGAGGGCTGGACGCAGGACATCCGGCTGGTCTGGGAGCCGCCGTGGGGGCCGCAGCGGATGAGCGCGAAGGCGCGCGCGCATTTCGGCTGGGACGGCCAATGA
- a CDS encoding GNAT family N-acetyltransferase, with amino-acid sequence MTLAVVPLALADPAHAAAFIDLLDHYARDPMGGGDGLGAEARAHLVDRLQAVPGFHGALACDGGEALGLINCFLGFSTFAARPLLNVHDLVVRADRRGRGIGQALLAWAETRARELGCCKLTLEVLANNARALAAYRRAGYAPYVLDPAAGQALLLQKVF; translated from the coding sequence GTGACGCTCGCCGTCGTCCCGCTGGCGCTCGCCGACCCGGCGCACGCCGCCGCCTTCATCGACCTGCTCGACCACTACGCGCGCGATCCGATGGGCGGCGGCGACGGCCTCGGTGCCGAGGCGCGGGCGCATCTGGTCGACCGCCTGCAGGCCGTGCCCGGTTTCCACGGCGCCCTCGCCTGCGACGGCGGGGAAGCGCTCGGACTGATCAACTGCTTCCTCGGCTTCTCGACCTTCGCCGCGCGGCCGCTGCTCAACGTCCACGACCTCGTCGTCCGCGCCGATCGGCGCGGCCGGGGCATCGGCCAGGCGCTGCTGGCCTGGGCCGAGACGCGCGCCCGCGAACTCGGCTGCTGCAAGCTGACGCTGGAGGTGCTGGCGAACAACGCGCGGGCGCTGGCCGCCTACCGGCGCGCCGGCTACGCGCCCTACGTGCTCGACCCGGCCGCCGGGCAGGCGCTGTTGCTGCAGAAGGTTTTCTAG
- a CDS encoding two-component system sensor histidine kinase NtrB has protein sequence MDPVADLQLLPLIAFRACRTPDGWRLQAPSGGLLAHLGVAPGDGDALAAAIHPDDAAHFRAPPADGDEVHVRLARPGDPWRWFSLRANTGADGYAGLLVEGDRQQALAASAQRYRDYAEISSDWYWEQDAELRFTYFSREFEQITGVPTASALGKTRWQGLGREQIGNVDWAAHRRETEAHRPFRNFEYASRRPDGRLVWFRVSGRPRFDADGRFLGYFGIASDITATKALEGELQQSQRQAALGQLAAGIAHEINNPLGFVRSNLGTLERYLATLLGIADHLAAPPAGDADAAWRARAAALLRAADLDFLRDDALLLLGECRDGLDRVRQIVGELREFAREGAADWCDDDLSRCLDSAAKLIAHRLPAGVELQRHYVALPPLRCRPQQLNQVFLALLSNALQAIGDGPGRITLSTGGDGCTLWAEVADDGCGIAAEHLPRLFEPFFTTRPVGSGRGMGLATCFGIVAEHGGRIDVDSAPGAGARFRVTLPRAAADGSG, from the coding sequence ATGGACCCCGTCGCCGACCTGCAGCTGCTGCCGCTGATCGCCTTCCGCGCCTGCCGGACGCCCGACGGCTGGCGCCTGCAGGCGCCGAGCGGCGGCCTGCTCGCCCACCTCGGCGTCGCCCCCGGCGACGGCGACGCGCTGGCGGCGGCGATCCACCCCGACGACGCGGCGCACTTCCGGGCACCGCCGGCAGACGGCGACGAGGTGCACGTCCGCCTGGCACGGCCGGGCGACCCGTGGCGCTGGTTCAGCCTGCGCGCGAACACCGGCGCCGACGGCTACGCCGGACTGCTGGTCGAGGGCGACCGCCAGCAGGCACTCGCCGCAAGCGCGCAGCGCTACCGCGACTACGCCGAGATTTCGTCGGACTGGTACTGGGAGCAGGACGCCGAACTGCGCTTCACCTACTTCTCGCGCGAGTTCGAGCAGATCACCGGCGTGCCGACCGCCAGCGCGCTCGGCAAGACGCGCTGGCAAGGCCTCGGCCGCGAGCAGATCGGCAACGTCGACTGGGCGGCGCACCGGCGCGAGACCGAGGCGCACCGGCCCTTCCGCAACTTCGAGTACGCCAGCCGGCGGCCCGACGGCCGCCTGGTGTGGTTCCGCGTCAGCGGCCGGCCGCGCTTCGACGCGGACGGCCGCTTCCTCGGCTACTTCGGGATCGCTTCCGACATCACCGCGACCAAGGCGCTCGAAGGCGAGCTGCAGCAGTCGCAGCGGCAGGCGGCGCTCGGCCAGCTCGCCGCCGGCATCGCGCACGAGATCAACAACCCGCTCGGTTTCGTCCGCTCCAACCTGGGAACGCTCGAACGCTACCTGGCGACGCTGCTGGGAATCGCCGACCACCTTGCCGCGCCGCCGGCCGGCGACGCCGACGCCGCCTGGCGCGCGCGGGCGGCGGCGCTGCTGCGCGCCGCCGACCTCGACTTCCTGCGCGACGACGCGCTGCTGCTGCTCGGCGAATGCCGGGACGGCCTCGACCGCGTGCGGCAGATCGTCGGCGAACTGCGCGAATTCGCGCGCGAGGGCGCCGCCGACTGGTGCGACGACGATCTCAGCCGCTGCCTCGACAGCGCCGCCAAGCTCATCGCGCACCGGCTGCCGGCCGGCGTCGAGCTGCAGCGCCACTACGTTGCCCTGCCGCCGCTGCGCTGCCGGCCGCAGCAGCTCAACCAGGTCTTCCTGGCGCTGCTGAGCAACGCGCTGCAGGCGATCGGCGACGGTCCCGGCCGCATCACGCTGAGCACCGGCGGCGACGGGTGCACGCTGTGGGCGGAGGTCGCCGACGACGGCTGCGGCATCGCCGCCGAGCATCTGCCGCGGCTGTTCGAGCCCTTCTTCACGACGCGGCCGGTCGGCAGCGGCAGGGGGATGGGGCTCGCCACCTGCTTCGGCATCGTCGCCGAGCACGGCGGCCGCATCGACGTCGACAGCGCGCCCGGCGCCGGCGCCCGCTTCCGCGTGACGCTGCCACGGGCAGCCGCCGACGGGAGCGGCTAG
- a CDS encoding DUF4212 domain-containing protein — protein sequence MNDQGKAYWSATLRLLGGILAVWFVCSFGAGILFADALNSIKLGGYPLGFWFAHQGSIYIFIALIFFYAKKMGDIDRQFDVHED from the coding sequence ATGAATGACCAAGGCAAGGCGTACTGGTCAGCGACCCTACGGTTGCTGGGCGGCATCCTGGCGGTGTGGTTCGTCTGTTCGTTCGGCGCGGGCATCCTGTTCGCGGACGCACTGAACAGCATCAAGCTCGGCGGTTATCCGCTCGGCTTCTGGTTCGCGCACCAGGGATCGATCTACATCTTCATCGCACTGATCTTCTTCTACGCGAAGAAGATGGGCGACATCGACCGTCAGTTCGACGTGCACGAAGACTAA
- a CDS encoding UbiD family decarboxylase, which produces MRYHDLRDFIDQLEKLGELKRVAVEVDPKLEMTEICDRVLRQGGPAILFEKPKGHAMPVLGNLFGTPRRVALGMGQDSLAALREVGRTLAYLKEPEPPKGLKDAWDKLPLLKQVLSMAPKLRSSAPCQEVVWEGTDVDLSRLPIQHCWPGDVAPLVTWGLTITRGPNKPRQNLGIYRQQLLGPNKLIMRWLAHRGGALDFRDHCQKFPGRPYPVAVALGADPATILGAVTPVPDTLSEYQFAGLLRGSRTELVKCIGNDLQVPASAEIVLEGAILPGETALEGPSALARSTLAASPKALDGWETAIEGPFGDHTGYYNEQAEFPVFTVERITMRRDPIYHSTYTGKPPDEPAMLGVALNEVFVPILQKQFPEIVDFYLPPEGCSYRLAVVSIKKQYPGHAKRVMFGIWSFLRQFMYTKFIIVVDDDVDVRDWKEVIWAMTTRVDAARDTLIAENTPIDYLDFASPVAGLGSKMGIDATNKWPGETEREWGRTIVMDEAVKRRVDAIWQDLGL; this is translated from the coding sequence ATGCGTTACCACGACCTGCGCGACTTCATCGATCAACTGGAAAAGCTCGGCGAGCTGAAGCGCGTCGCCGTCGAGGTCGATCCGAAGCTGGAGATGACCGAGATCTGCGACCGCGTGCTGCGCCAGGGCGGCCCGGCGATCCTGTTCGAGAAGCCGAAGGGGCACGCGATGCCGGTCCTCGGCAACCTCTTCGGCACGCCGCGCCGCGTCGCGCTGGGCATGGGCCAGGACAGCCTGGCAGCGCTGCGCGAGGTGGGCCGCACGCTCGCCTACCTGAAGGAGCCGGAACCGCCGAAGGGCCTGAAGGACGCCTGGGACAAGCTGCCGCTGCTGAAGCAGGTGCTGTCGATGGCGCCCAAGCTGCGCTCGTCGGCGCCGTGCCAGGAAGTGGTGTGGGAAGGGACGGACGTCGATCTCTCGCGCCTGCCGATCCAGCACTGCTGGCCGGGCGACGTCGCGCCGCTGGTGACCTGGGGGCTGACCATCACGCGCGGCCCGAACAAGCCGCGGCAGAACCTCGGCATCTACCGCCAGCAGCTGCTCGGCCCGAACAAGCTGATCATGCGCTGGCTGGCGCACCGCGGCGGCGCCCTCGACTTCCGCGACCACTGCCAGAAATTTCCCGGCCGGCCGTACCCGGTGGCGGTGGCGCTCGGCGCCGACCCGGCGACCATCCTCGGTGCCGTGACGCCGGTGCCGGACACGCTGTCCGAGTACCAGTTCGCCGGCCTCTTGCGCGGCTCGCGCACCGAGCTCGTGAAGTGCATCGGCAACGACCTGCAGGTGCCGGCCTCGGCCGAGATCGTCCTCGAAGGCGCCATCCTTCCCGGCGAGACGGCGCTCGAAGGGCCCAGCGCGCTAGCGCGCTCCACACTCGCGGCGTCGCCGAAGGCACTCGATGGCTGGGAAACAGCCATCGAAGGGCCATTCGGCGACCACACCGGCTACTACAACGAGCAGGCCGAGTTCCCGGTATTCACCGTCGAGCGCATCACGATGCGCCGCGATCCGATCTACCACAGCACCTACACCGGCAAGCCGCCGGACGAGCCGGCGATGCTCGGCGTCGCGCTGAACGAGGTGTTCGTGCCGATCCTGCAGAAGCAGTTCCCGGAGATCGTCGACTTCTACCTGCCGCCGGAAGGCTGTTCGTACCGGCTGGCCGTCGTGTCGATCAAGAAGCAGTATCCCGGCCACGCCAAGCGCGTGATGTTCGGCATCTGGAGCTTCCTGCGCCAGTTCATGTACACCAAGTTCATCATCGTCGTGGACGACGACGTCGACGTGCGCGACTGGAAGGAAGTGATCTGGGCGATGACGACGCGCGTCGACGCCGCGCGCGACACGCTGATCGCCGAGAACACGCCGATCGACTACCTCGACTTCGCGTCGCCGGTGGCCGGGCTGGGCAGCAAGATGGGGATCGACGCGACCAACAAGTGGCCGGGCGAGACCGAGCGCGAATGGGGGCGGACGATCGTCATGGACGAGGCGGTCAAGCGCCGCGTCGACGCGATCTGGCAGGACCTCGGCCTGTGA